A region from the Cryptomeria japonica unplaced genomic scaffold, Sugi_1.0 HiC_scaffold_95, whole genome shotgun sequence genome encodes:
- the LOC131864839 gene encoding ankyrin repeat-containing protein At5g02620-like: MATEGQQLGGRIDPDAFKAAVTRLRIDQQLSSQLKAALNNITPGGENTLLHLAASVGNLHFIQQLLQLNRQLLKETDPEVKPLLVNATNAEKDTALHLAAQGGFSNVVKILLQQPESGVDLRNKLDETALFKAYESGNLETVKAIFDASPSSLLESTVHKRNCLSVAVNRGDSDLVDHILNLSDAKQLIQRKDELGNTALHIAVERNYVHIIKKLIKFEAELCYWVNDSQETPICVAAKLGHLEAVQELINERPDAVEIRNSCGMNVLHLAALVRQVRIVDYLNEEVGLSYLVNKGLDKPPHEEPLRSGGKTDPAEKKDPKDEPVKSGGNTDAGEMKSPFSRISEGDTPLHIAAKKKDLNMVKSLLCIAGINKFAVNKAGLTAFDIVRENTHYHESDKIISVLASYPSNRKPFLYSAPKVSAEKHEVAVEMVDKTYEDRRNTELVVAVLLATMSFTAAFTAPGSFMTDDGNGNGDSKGSGISPAPAPGTGSDKSLGSPILLPLASFKVFLIFDCVAFFLSLLVVLMWQMSTPITTGNKVLFLCITNLLVCATFAFTAYGFMLAVYAMLSNMNPELAWFILGACLIICFCGNFTFFYMAAKFTVKKARFNHLNGLLPFLSDRLGEYVWIKLERWGLLDLVRRSKTKWLAILYYHSNENDK; encoded by the exons ATGGCCACTGAGGGTCAACAACTCGGCGGAAGGATCGATCCTGACGCCTTCAAAGCTGCGGTAACGCGTTTAAGGATCGATCAACAACTGAGTTCCCAACTTAAAGCAGCTCTCAACAATATTACACCTGGAGGGGAAAATACTCTTCTCCATTTGGCTGCTAGTGTAGGAAATCTACACTTCATTCAACAGCTCCTGCAACTCAATCGTCAACTTCTGAAGGAAACCGATCCCGAAGTGAAGCCTCTGCTTGTGAATGCTACCAATGCCGAAAAGGATACTGCGTTACACTTGGCTGCGCAGGGAGGTTTCTCCAACGTTGTGAAGATTCTACTCCAACAACCAGAAAGTGGTGTGGATCTCCGCAATAAGCTTGATGAAACAGCTTTGTTCAAAGCCTACGAAAGCGGCAATTTAGAGACAGTGAAGGCAATATTTGACGCATCTCCGTCGAGCTTACTCGAAAGTACGGTGCACAAGAGGAACTGTTTATCTGTTGCAGTAAACAGAGGAGATTCAG atctagttgatcatatactAAATTTATCAGATGCGAAGCAGTTAATCCAACGTAAGGACGAACTTGGCAACACAGCTCTGCATATAGCTGTTGAAAGAAACTACGTGCATATAATAAAGAAGTTAATAAAATTTGAGGCCGAACTGTGTTATTGGGTTAATGACAGCCAAGAAACTCCCATCTGTGTGGCAGCGAAATTGGGTCATCTGGAAGCAGTACAAGAGTTGATAAATGAGAGGCCAGACGCTGTCGAAATACGGAATAGTTGTGGAATGAACGTTCTGCACTTAGCTGCCCTAGTTAGGCAAGTGCGAATTGTTGATTACCTGAACGAAGAGGTAGGCTTATCATACTTGGTCAACAAGGGACTTGACAAACCTCCACATGAAGAGCCTCTGCGAAGTGGAGGAAAGACAGATCCGGCTGAAAAGAAAGATCCAAAAGATGAGCCCGTGAAAAGTGGAGGAAACACAGATGCGGGTGAAATGAAATCTCCTTTTTCGAGGATAAGTGAAGGAGACACACCACTGCATATTGCAGCAAAGAAAAAAGACTTGAAT ATGGTGAAGTCGTTGCTTTGTATAGCGGGGATAAACAAGTTTGCTGTCAACAAGGCAGGCTTAACGGCCTTTGATATCGTGAGAGAGAACACGCACTATCACGAATCTGACAAGATAATTTCAGTTCTGGCCAGTTATCCTTCCAATCGCAAGCCATTCTTGTACAGCGCTCCAAAGGTGAGTGCAGAGAAACATGAGGTTGCTGTTGAGATGGTGGACAAAACATATGAGGACAGGCGCAACACAGAACTAGTGGTGGCAGTTCTATTAGCGACAATGTCATTTACGGCAGCTTTCACTGCTCCGGGCAGTTTCATGACGGACGATGGGAATGGAAATGGGGACTCAAAGGGATCGGGAATTTCGCCTGCGCCTGCGCCTGGAACTGGCTCAGACAAGAGTTTAGGTTCGCCGATTCTGCTTCCGTTGGCCTCCTTCAAGGTTTTTCTCATCTTTGATTGTGTGGCATTCTTTCTGTCGCTCTTAGTGGTGCTGATGTGGCAGATGAGTACACCTATTACCACGGGAAATAAGGTATTGTTCCTCTGTATTACCAACCTATTGGTTTGTGCCACGTTTGCCTTTACGGCCTATGGCTTCATGCTTGCAGTGTATGCCATGCTTTCCAACATGAATCCCGAGCTGGCTTGGTTCATTCTTGGGGCGTGCTTGATCATCTGCTTCTGTGGTAATTTCACTTTTTTCTACATGGCTGCAAAGTTTACAGTGAAGAAGGCTAGGTTTAACCACCTGAACGGTCTACTTCCTTTTCTTTCTGACCGTCTGGGGGAATACGTGTGGATAAAATTAGAAAGATGGGGGCTTTTGGACTTGGTGCGCCGGTCCAAAACCAAGTGGCTTGCTATCCTATACTACCATAGCAATGAGAACGATAAATAA